The following are encoded in a window of Athene noctua chromosome 29, bAthNoc1.hap1.1, whole genome shotgun sequence genomic DNA:
- the BGLAP gene encoding osteocalcin isoform X1, which yields MKALALLTLLGLLALGLCRRAADRSVSADDSPSSEAFISKRASAELARRHKRNYVYDSSVYGVVRDPLEAKREVCEFNPACDELADHIGFQEAYRRFYGPV from the exons ATGAAGGCCCTGGCCCTGCTGACCCTCCTGGGCCTCCTCGCCCTCGGCCTCTGCCGCAGAG CTGCCGACCGCTCCGTCAGCGCCGACGACTCGCCCAGCTCTGAAG ccttcATCTCCAAACGCGCCAGCGCCGAGCTGGCGCGGAGACACAAGAGGAATTACGTCTATGACAG CAGCGTTTACGGGGTCGTGCGGGACCCGCTGGAGGCCAAGCGAGAGGTGTGTGAGTTCAACCCCGCCTGCGATGAGCTGGCCGACCACATCGGCTTCCAGGAGGCTTATCGGCGCTTCTACGGCCCCGTctga
- the PAQR6 gene encoding membrane progestin receptor delta isoform X2, with protein sequence MLTIKLPQIFRVHQVPRIFWEDGIMSGYRHPTSSALDCVLSSFQMTNETVNIWTHFLPTWYFVWRFLVLSSSLDFCREPHHWPLLIYLLLVCLYPFASSCAHTFSSMSARARHICYFCDYGALSLYSLGCAFAYGAYAMPDPWVSGVLHRYFVPVAAFNSFVCTGLSCYSRFPELERPRLSKVLRTAAFVYPFLYDNIPLFYRLLFCFWSSCSWNEAVAGYCYHLLFALLTGFLFASHLPERLAPGRFDYIGHSHQLFHVCAVLGTHFQLEAVLSDVCSRWAWLRGLLPPPGLPGTFGTAGLALLGNAAIIGAFTAALPRAPGGSPGVPAEAGRRRDP encoded by the exons ATGCTGACCATAAAGCTGCCGCAGATCTTCAGGGTCCATCAGGTGCCTCGG ATCTTCTGGGAGGACGGGATCATGTCAGGGTACCGACACCCCACAAGCTCAGCCCTCGACTGTGTCCTCAGCTCCTTCCAGATGACGAATGAGACAGTCAACATCTGGACACACTTCTTACCGACCTG GTATTTCGTGTGGCGCTTCCTGgtgctctcctcctccctggaCTTCTGCCGGGAGCCCCACCACTGGCCCCTGCTCATCTACCTGCTGCTCGTCTGCCTCTACCCCTTCGCCTCCAGCTGCGCCCACACCTTCAGCTCCATGTCGGCGCGCGCCCGCCACATCTGCTACTTCTGTGACTACGGAGCCCTCAGCCTCTACAGCCTGG GCTGTGCGTTTGCCTACGGTGCCTACGCGATGCCAGACCCCTGGGTCAGCGGCGTTTTGCACCGTTACTTTGTCCCCGTGGCTGCTTTTAACTCCTTTGTCTGCACTGGCCTCTCCTGCTACTCCCG ctTCCCTGAGCTGGAGCGTCCCCGGCTGAGCAAGGTGCTGCGGACGGCGGCTTTCGTGTACCCCTTCCTCTACGACAACATCCCGCTCTTCTACCGG CTCCTCTTCTGCTTCTGGAGTAGCTGCTCCTGGAACGAGGCCGTGGCCGGGTACTGCTACCACCTGCTCTTCGCTCTGCTCACCGGCTTCCTCTTTGCATCCCACCTGCCCGAGCGCCTCGCGCCCGGCCGCTTCGACTACATCG GACACAGCCACCAGCTCTTCCACGTCTGCGCCGTGCTGGGCACCCACTTCCAGCTGGAAGCCGTCCTCAGCGACGTGTGCTCGCGCTGGGCCTGGCTGCGgggcctcctgcccccccccgggctccctgGCACCTTCGGCACGGCCGGACTGGCCCTTTTGGGCAACGCCGCCATCATCGGCGCCTTCACCGCCGCCTTGCCGCGGGCGCCTGGCGGCTCCCCGGGAGTCCCCGCCGAGGCTGGGCGCCGTAGGGACCCGTGA
- the PAQR6 gene encoding membrane progestin receptor delta isoform X1 — MLTIKLPQIFRVHQVPRIFWEDGIMSGYRHPTSSALDCVLSSFQMTNETVNIWTHFLPTWYFVWRFLVLSSSLDFCREPHHWPLLIYLLLVCLYPFASSCAHTFSSMSARARHICYFCDYGALSLYSLGEPLRGPRRRDGDRDWQPLPTLFSLAGCAFAYGAYAMPDPWVSGVLHRYFVPVAAFNSFVCTGLSCYSRFPELERPRLSKVLRTAAFVYPFLYDNIPLFYRLLFCFWSSCSWNEAVAGYCYHLLFALLTGFLFASHLPERLAPGRFDYIGHSHQLFHVCAVLGTHFQLEAVLSDVCSRWAWLRGLLPPPGLPGTFGTAGLALLGNAAIIGAFTAALPRAPGGSPGVPAEAGRRRDP; from the exons ATGCTGACCATAAAGCTGCCGCAGATCTTCAGGGTCCATCAGGTGCCTCGG ATCTTCTGGGAGGACGGGATCATGTCAGGGTACCGACACCCCACAAGCTCAGCCCTCGACTGTGTCCTCAGCTCCTTCCAGATGACGAATGAGACAGTCAACATCTGGACACACTTCTTACCGACCTG GTATTTCGTGTGGCGCTTCCTGgtgctctcctcctccctggaCTTCTGCCGGGAGCCCCACCACTGGCCCCTGCTCATCTACCTGCTGCTCGTCTGCCTCTACCCCTTCGCCTCCAGCTGCGCCCACACCTTCAGCTCCATGTCGGCGCGCGCCCGCCACATCTGCTACTTCTGTGACTACGGAGCCCTCAGCCTCTACAGCCTGGGTGAGCCGCTGCGGGGGCCCCggcgcagggatggggacagggactggCAGCCACTGCCCACCTTGTTTTCTCTTGCAGGCTGTGCGTTTGCCTACGGTGCCTACGCGATGCCAGACCCCTGGGTCAGCGGCGTTTTGCACCGTTACTTTGTCCCCGTGGCTGCTTTTAACTCCTTTGTCTGCACTGGCCTCTCCTGCTACTCCCG ctTCCCTGAGCTGGAGCGTCCCCGGCTGAGCAAGGTGCTGCGGACGGCGGCTTTCGTGTACCCCTTCCTCTACGACAACATCCCGCTCTTCTACCGG CTCCTCTTCTGCTTCTGGAGTAGCTGCTCCTGGAACGAGGCCGTGGCCGGGTACTGCTACCACCTGCTCTTCGCTCTGCTCACCGGCTTCCTCTTTGCATCCCACCTGCCCGAGCGCCTCGCGCCCGGCCGCTTCGACTACATCG GACACAGCCACCAGCTCTTCCACGTCTGCGCCGTGCTGGGCACCCACTTCCAGCTGGAAGCCGTCCTCAGCGACGTGTGCTCGCGCTGGGCCTGGCTGCGgggcctcctgcccccccccgggctccctgGCACCTTCGGCACGGCCGGACTGGCCCTTTTGGGCAACGCCGCCATCATCGGCGCCTTCACCGCCGCCTTGCCGCGGGCGCCTGGCGGCTCCCCGGGAGTCCCCGCCGAGGCTGGGCGCCGTAGGGACCCGTGA
- the BGLAP gene encoding osteocalcin isoform X2: MKALALLTLLGLLALGLCRRAADRSVSADDSPSSEAFISKRASAELARRHKRNYVYDSVYGVVRDPLEAKREVCEFNPACDELADHIGFQEAYRRFYGPV, translated from the exons ATGAAGGCCCTGGCCCTGCTGACCCTCCTGGGCCTCCTCGCCCTCGGCCTCTGCCGCAGAG CTGCCGACCGCTCCGTCAGCGCCGACGACTCGCCCAGCTCTGAAG ccttcATCTCCAAACGCGCCAGCGCCGAGCTGGCGCGGAGACACAAGAGGAATTACGTCTATGACAG CGTTTACGGGGTCGTGCGGGACCCGCTGGAGGCCAAGCGAGAGGTGTGTGAGTTCAACCCCGCCTGCGATGAGCTGGCCGACCACATCGGCTTCCAGGAGGCTTATCGGCGCTTCTACGGCCCCGTctga